A genomic stretch from Burkholderia pyrrocinia includes:
- the aroE gene encoding shikimate dehydrogenase, translated as MNAVASTSGADRYVVFGNPVAHSKSPFIHAQFAAQTGEAIEYAHRLAPVDGFEAAVRAFVAEGGRGANVTVPFKLEAHALADTLSPRAAAAGAVNTLRIDADGSIYGDNTDGVGLVRDIEANLGVSLAGARILLLGAGGAARGVVLPLLERAPLSITIVNRTASKAEALVGQFMQAAHDAGCTLAGGGPDVVRAEPYDVIVNATAGSLDAALPACDAAAFGAGTLAYDMMYGAQPTVFMQHAASLGARTADGLGMLVEQAAESFFIWRGVRPDGAPVLAALRQALAAS; from the coding sequence ATGAACGCGGTTGCGTCGACGAGCGGCGCCGACCGCTACGTGGTGTTCGGCAACCCGGTGGCGCACAGCAAGTCGCCGTTCATCCACGCGCAGTTCGCCGCGCAGACCGGCGAGGCGATCGAGTACGCGCACCGGCTCGCGCCGGTCGACGGCTTCGAAGCGGCCGTGCGCGCGTTCGTCGCCGAAGGCGGTCGCGGCGCGAACGTGACGGTGCCGTTCAAGCTCGAAGCGCACGCGCTCGCCGACACGCTGTCGCCGCGCGCGGCGGCGGCGGGCGCGGTGAACACGCTGCGCATCGACGCCGACGGAAGCATCTACGGCGACAACACCGATGGCGTCGGTCTCGTGCGCGACATCGAAGCGAACCTCGGCGTGTCGCTCGCGGGCGCACGCATCCTGCTGCTCGGTGCGGGCGGCGCCGCGCGCGGGGTCGTGCTGCCGCTGCTCGAGCGCGCGCCGCTGTCGATCACGATTGTGAACCGCACCGCAAGCAAGGCCGAGGCGCTCGTCGGCCAGTTCATGCAGGCCGCACACGATGCGGGCTGCACGCTCGCGGGCGGCGGCCCCGATGTGGTGCGCGCGGAGCCGTACGACGTGATCGTCAATGCGACGGCCGGCAGCCTCGATGCCGCGCTGCCGGCGTGCGACGCGGCCGCATTCGGCGCGGGCACGCTGGCGTACGACATGATGTACGGCGCGCAGCCGACCGTGTTCATGCAGCATGCGGCGTCGCTCGGCGCACGCACGGCCGACGGGCTCGGGATGCTCGTCGAGCAGGCGGCCGAATCGTTCTTCATCTGGCGCGGCGTGCGGCCGGACGGTGCACCGGTACTTGCCGCGCTGCGCCAGGCGCTCGCGGCGAGCTGA
- the mtgA gene encoding monofunctional biosynthetic peptidoglycan transglycosylase, with amino-acid sequence MVAVSSTQRTRAVSPARWIVYAGAVFAGAWLATQLFYLAQIALWSFVNPGSTAFMRTDAWWLSRDKPPAQIQHQWVPYDQISRNLKRALIASEDSTFATNNGYDVDAILQAWEKNKARGRIVAGGSTITQQLARNLFLSREKSYIRKGQELIITWMLETVLDKERIFEIYLNSVEWGRGVYGAEAAARYYYRIPASRLGAWQSARLAVMLPKPRWFDAHRGSAYQAQRAAIIARRMGAAALPQSE; translated from the coding sequence GTGGTGGCGGTAAGCAGCACGCAGCGCACGCGAGCGGTGAGCCCGGCTCGCTGGATCGTCTACGCGGGTGCGGTGTTCGCGGGCGCGTGGCTCGCGACGCAGCTGTTCTATCTCGCGCAGATCGCGTTGTGGTCGTTCGTGAACCCGGGTTCGACCGCATTCATGCGCACCGACGCGTGGTGGCTGTCGCGCGACAAGCCGCCTGCGCAGATCCAGCACCAGTGGGTGCCGTACGACCAGATCTCGCGCAACCTGAAGCGCGCGCTGATCGCATCCGAAGACTCGACCTTCGCGACCAACAACGGCTACGACGTCGATGCGATCCTGCAGGCGTGGGAGAAGAACAAGGCGCGCGGCCGGATCGTCGCGGGCGGTTCGACGATCACGCAGCAGCTCGCGCGCAACCTTTTCCTGTCGCGCGAGAAGAGCTATATCCGCAAGGGGCAGGAGCTCATCATCACGTGGATGCTCGAAACGGTGCTCGACAAGGAGCGGATCTTCGAGATCTACCTGAATTCCGTCGAATGGGGCCGCGGCGTGTACGGTGCCGAAGCGGCCGCGCGCTATTACTACAGGATTCCCGCGAGCCGGCTCGGCGCGTGGCAGTCGGCGCGTCTCGCGGTGATGCTGCCGAAGCCGCGCTGGTTCGACGCGCATCGCGGCTCGGCCTACCAGGCACAGCGCGCGGCAATCATCGCCCGCCGGATGGGTGCGGCCGCGCTTCCGCAATCGGAGTGA